In Perca flavescens isolate YP-PL-M2 chromosome 7, PFLA_1.0, whole genome shotgun sequence, the following proteins share a genomic window:
- the LOC114558939 gene encoding rho GTPase-activating protein 4 isoform X2: protein MSSTPPTSIRVQCEGEVKQLRAYCAINWHYLVASVWRRNKSGLFPPEFHPVGATMTSHVKVRKERVGMVDYDTQIKEVRCQLVDQLKVLDLQLEQKSQQLQDLTDYLRRRGEIESEYARSLEKLAERFTSRIKRKEPSSNSVAQVWLALLSQTRQESRDHNGLSECCSTFLIQPLTHCLEYTQRLAKKSKDICTQLQDGLLKVTTELQTAWRTYYQYHSDYVCAEGKLKEAEKQEEKQKQSNAKKLEKLIEKRQGKVKEIYLKCSKARNEYLLNLAAANTSMNKYYLQDISTLIDCADVGYHLSLDRVLKTYLTSRLRTQQNLSTGLQQLQGTVLGLDQIQDRDTLLQDHYNTFCMPLRFPYQPHDGDQVSEVSAEGEMRCELETRFKQLQTRLKAVTQETEEARKSMSVAQSSLLESVCDDDLEPSSGLSQEGSTENLTVKPSVARRRASMQEIENLYFTRVKEHLVASSLVSKLQAKHDQLKVAVEKEASNGHPGHNGKSMRVRKNYSSANLMHNHKLFSGDMLSFIQASGQQIPIVVESCICFINLNGLHHEGIFRVPGSQMEVNNLRDAFERGEDPLAERSYDLDSVAGVLKLYFRCLEKPLFPIDSTSQLLEYAQIKNEAERAAQFKMVISSYPEPAIIVMRYLFAFLHHVSQYSDENMMQPYNLAVCFGPSLVRGAHDDDVVTLQPQINALVNSIILQHESIFPSQSEVEGPVYEKCMTLEQDDGEPIIEEGDVEAEYTHSKDAPTHRKAERPRANSSGSIDQRRLTAGQVGGSIASSGKLMLQLPMGPQCKPRQGHSPGCVRRELQERSSCEDIVVKVDKEVCRQMDSVFMELLSRQALQDPSSTASSPSAQAPQKKGKRDGRRGRGAGLFRAAAPLD, encoded by the exons atgAGTTCCACTCCACCCACATCCATCCGTGTCCAATGTGAGGGGGAGGTGAAACAGTTGAGAGCTTACTGTGCTATTAACTGGCATTATTTAGTTGCCTCAGTCTGGAGAAGAAACAAGTCAGGACTGTTCCCACCAg AATTCCACCCAGTAGGAGCAACAATGACTTCACATGTAAAAGTCCGGAAGGAGAGGGTTGGTATGGTGGACTACGACACACAAAtcaaag AGGTCCGTTGCCAGCTTGTAGACCAATTGAAGGTGTTAGACTTGCAACTTGAGCAGAAGAgccagcagctgcaggatctgacGGACTACCTGCGGCGCCGGGGTGAAATTGAAAGCGAGTATGCACGCTCCCTGGAAAAACTTGCTGAAAGGTTCACTTCCAGGATTAAGAG GAAGGAGCCCAGTAGTAATTCGGTGGCCCAGGTCTGGCTGGCTCTGCTATCCCAGACCCGCCAAGAAAGTAGGGACCACAATGGACTGAGTGAGTGCTGCAGCACCTTCCTCATCCAGCCTCTCACACACTGCCTGGAGTACACACAGCGCCTTGCCAAGAAG AGTAAAGACATCTGCACTCAGCTACAAGATGGACTACTCAAGGTTACCACAGAGCTACAGACT gCATGGCGGACATACTACCAGTACCACTCAGACTATGTGTGTGCAGAGGGCAAGCTAAAGGAGGCAGAGAAACAAGAGGAAAAGCAGAAGCAGAGTAATGCTAAGAAGCTTGAGAAGTTGATAGAAAAA AGACAAGGTAAGGTCAAAGAGATCTACCTGAAGTGCAGCAAGGCCCGAAACGAGTACCTCCTAAATTTGGCTGCAGCCAATACCTCCATGAATAAGTACTACCTCCAAGACATCTCTACTCTCATAGAT TGTGCAGATGTAGGGTATCACCTCTCTTTGGACCGGGTGCTGAAAACTTACCTGACCAGTCGGTTGCGGACCCAGCAGAATCTAAGCACGGGGCTGCAGCAGCTCCAAGGAACCGTGTTGGGACTAGACCAGATCCAGGACAGAGACACCCTCCTGCAGGACCACTATAACACCTTCTGTATGCCCCTTCGCTTCCCTTATCAGCCACATGATGGAGACCAg GTTTCCGAGGTCAGTGCAGAGGGTGAGATGAGATGCGAGCTGGAGACCAGATTCAAACAGCTACAAACCAGACTGAAAGCAGTCACCCAGGAAACGGAGGAG GCTAGAAAGAGCATGTCGGTGGCCCAGTCTTCCCTGCTGGAGAGTGTCTGTGATGATGATCTGGAGCCCAGCAGTGGTTTATCTCAGGAGGGCAGCACTGAGAACCTGACAGTGAAGCCCAGTGTAGCCCGTCGCCGGGCCAGCATGCAGGAAATAGAAAACCTCTATTTCACT AGAGTAAAAGAGCACCTTGTAGCCAGCTCCCTGGTATCTAAACTGCAAGCCAAACATGACCAGCTGAAAGTGGCTGTAGAAAAAG AAGCATCAAATGGACATCCTGG acaCAATGGAAAGTCGATGCGTGTCAGGAAGAATTACTCAAGTGCCAATTTGATGCACAACCACAAACTTTTCAGTGGAGACATGCTGTCTTTCATACAG GCATCAGGACAACAGATTCCAATTGTTGTTGAAAGTTGCATTTGCTTTATCAACCTCAATG GTCTCCACCATGAAGGGATATTTAGAGTGCCGGGCTCTCAGATGGAGGTCAACAACCTGAGGGATGCATTTGAGCGAG GAGAGGACCCCCTGGCTGAGCGGAGCTATGATCTGGACTCTGTTGCTGGAGTGCTGAAGCTCTACTTCAGATGTCTGGAGAAACCTCTCTTCCCCATCGACAGCACCAGCCAACTCTTGGAGTATGCCC aaatAAAGAACGAGgcagagagagcagctcagttcAAAATGGTCATATCTTCCTACCCTGAACCTGCCATCATCGTCATGAGATACCTTTTTGCATTCCTTCACCA TGTGTCTCAGTACAGCGATGAGAACATGATGCAGCCTTACAAcctggctgtgtgttttggCCCCAGCCTGGTAAGAGGGGCTCACGATGATGATGTTGTCACCCTGCAGCCTCAGATCAACGCCCTGGTGAACAGCATCATCCTCCAGCACGAAAGCATCTTCCCCAGCCAGAGTGAAGTAGAAGGGCCGGTGTATGAGAAATGCATGACGCTGGAACAGGATGACGG TGAGCCTATCATTGAAGAAGGAGATGTGGAAGCAGAGTACACCCACAGCAAAGATG CACCAACACACAGAAAAGCAGAACGTCCTAGAGCCAACAGCAGCGGTTCAATTGACCAAAGAAGGTTGACTGCTGGACAAGTTGGGGGCAGCATCGCTTCAAGTGGAAAGTTAATGCTCCAGCTTCCCATGGGGCCACAGTGCAAGCCACGGCAGGGCCACTCTCCTGGCTGTGTGCGCAGAGA GTTGCAGGAACGCTCATCTTGTGAGGATATTGTCGTTAAAGTAGACAAG GAGGTCTGTCGCCAGATGGACTCGGTCTTCATGGAACTTCTCTCGCGGCAAGCACTGCAGGATCCCTCCTCCACcgcctcctctccctctgcccAAGCTCCCCAAAAGAAAGGGAAGCGGGACGGACGCAGGGGGAGAGGAGCAGGGCTCTTtagagcagcagctccactggactGA
- the LOC114559026 gene encoding putative protein TPRXL isoform X2, protein MFRSIFGQKVFTRPRSSGGMDSSLKKSKRRSERPSSPEDLNPPTILREHGRRGERPSSSGDINPSTIVKERRERGEGPLSCAEHKPSTTRQQAWRGESPSSSSSEDDQRCTTRLRVRRSESPSSSSSEDKQPTTRRCQQAWRGESPSSSSSEDDQRCATRLLVRRDVSSLFIVGTNPSAIMKESRQRRESSLSSSSEDDEPSTTRQRVRRFESPSSSSSEDKQPTTRRRQQAWRGESPSSSSSEDDQRCATRLLVRRDVSSLFIVGTNPSNITKERRQRGESPLSCAENQPSTTRQQVQRFESPSSSSSKDDQRSTTRQQEQKDVSSLFFVGTNMKERRRKENTPSTTSARKEREITEREKQRLEEEGLKRERERCEKMKRKNQ, encoded by the coding sequence ATGTTTAGATCCATTTTTGGACAAAAGGTCTTTACAAGACCACGGTCTTCAGGAGGTATGGACTCTTCTTTGAAGAAGTCCAAACGAAGGAGTGAGAGACCTTCGTCTCCTGAAGACCTCAACCCTCCCACCATCTTGAGGGAGCACGGACGAAGAGGTGAGAGACCTTCGTCTAGTGGAGACATCAACCCTTCTACCATCGTGAAGGAGCGCAGAGAAAGGGGTGAGGGCCCTTTGTCTTGTGCAGAACACAAGCCCTCTACCACCAGGCAGCAAGCATGGAGGGGTGAGAGCCCTTCGTCGTCATCTTCTGAAGATGACCAACGTTGTACCACCAGGCTGCGAGTACGAAGGTCTGAGAgcccttcctcttcatcctctgaAGACAAGCAGCCTACTACTCGGAGGTGTCAGCAAGCATGGAGGGGTGAGAGCCCTTCATCGTCATCTTCTGAAGATGACCAGCGTTGTGCCACCAGGCTGCTAGTACGAAGGGATGTGAGCTCTTTGTTCATCGTGGGCACCAATCCTTCTGCCATCATGAAGGAGAGCAGGCAAAGGAGAGAGagctctttgtcttcctcttctGAAGATGATGAGCCTTCTACCACCAGGCAGCGAGTACGAAGGTTTGAGAgcccttcctcttcatcctctgaAGACAAGCAGCCTACTACTCGGAGGCGGCAGCAAGCATGGAGGGGTGAGAGCCCTTCGTCGTCATCTTCTGAAGATGACCAGCGTTGTGCCACCAGGCTGCTAGTACGAAGGGATGTGAGCTCTTTGTTCATTGTGGGCACCAATCCTTCTAACATCACGAAGGAGCGCAGGCAAAGGGGTGAGAGCCCTTTGTCTTGTGCAGAAAACCAGCCCTCTACCACCAGGCAGCAAGTACAAAGGTTTGAGAGCCCTTCGTCGTCATCTTCTAAAGATGACCAGCGTTCTACCACCAGGCAGCAAGAACAAAAGGATGTGAGCTCTTTGTTCTTCGTAGGCACAAACATGAAGGAGCGCAGGCGAAAGGAAAACACGCCCTCTACCACCAGTGCAAGAAAGGAGAGGGAGATCACTGAAAGAGAAAAGCAGCGTTTGGAGGAGGAGggtttaaaaagagaaagagagaggtgtgaaaagatgaagagaaagaacCAGTAG
- the naa10 gene encoding N-alpha-acetyltransferase 10 isoform X1: MNIRNARPEDLMNMQHCNLLCLPENYQMKYYFYHGLSWPQLSYIAEDENGKIVGYVLAKMEEDPDDVPHGHITSLAVKRSHRRLGLAQKLMDQASRAMIENFNAKYVSLHVRKSNRAALHLYSNTLKFQISEVEPKYYADGEDAYAMKRDLAHMADEVPQLRKPGVRVSGQEAPSGHSPSGSGDQERENERDSGGESKELSEVSEATESTDVKDSSSDSQ, translated from the exons ATGAACATACGAAACGCAAGG CCGGAGGACCTTATGAATATGCAGCACTGTAACCTGCTGTGCCTTCCAGAAAACTACCAGATGAAATACTATTTCTATCACGGATTGTCCTGGCCTCAG CTCTCGTACATTGCAGAGGACGAAAATGGCAAAATTGTAGGATATGTGCTGGCAAAGAT GGAGGAGGACCCAGATGATGTACCCCATGGACACATCACATCTCTG GCTGTGAAGCGTTCCCACAGGCGTCTTGGCCTGGCTCAGAAGCTGATGGACCAGGCCAGCCGGGCCATGATAGAAAACTTCAATGCTAAATATGTCTCGCTTCATGTTCGCAAGAG CAACCGAGCAGCCCTACACCTGTACTCAAACACACTCAAATTCCA GATTAGTGAGGTAGAGCCTAAATACTATGCAGATGGGGAGGATGCCTACGCCATGAAGAGAGACCTGGCCCACATGGCTGATGAG GTCCCACAGCTGAGAAAGCCAGGAGTGCGTGTCTCTGGTCAGGAAGCTCCGTCTGGCCACAGCCCATCGGGGTCCGGTGACCAGGAGAGGGAGAACGAAAGAGACAGCGGAGGAGAGAGCAAAGAGCTGAGTGAAGTCAGCGAGGCAACGGAAAGCACAGACGTTAAAGATTCTTCTTCTGATTCACAATGA
- the LOC114559026 gene encoding nucleolin 1-like isoform X1, with protein MTFVCRWCIEIKWHDGSLYLNMATFHNASIQGKIIEKMFRSIFGQKVFTRPRSSGGMDSSLKKSKRRSERPSSPEDLNPPTILREHGRRGERPSSSGDINPSTIVKERRERGEGPLSCAEHKPSTTRQQAWRGESPSSSSSEDDQRCTTRLRVRRSESPSSSSSEDKQPTTRRCQQAWRGESPSSSSSEDDQRCATRLLVRRDVSSLFIVGTNPSAIMKESRQRRESSLSSSSEDDEPSTTRQRVRRFESPSSSSSEDKQPTTRRRQQAWRGESPSSSSSEDDQRCATRLLVRRDVSSLFIVGTNPSNITKERRQRGESPLSCAENQPSTTRQQVQRFESPSSSSSKDDQRSTTRQQEQKDVSSLFFVGTNMKERRRKENTPSTTSARKEREITEREKQRLEEEGLKRERERCEKMKRKNQ; from the exons ATGACGTTTGTCTGTCGTTGgtgcatagaaataaaatggcatGATGGCAGTTTATACCTTAACATGGCAACG TTTCACAACGCCAGTATACAAGGAAAAATCATTGAGAAAATGTTTAGATCCATTTTTGGACAAAAGGTCTTTACAAGACCACGGTCTTCAGGAGGTATGGACTCTTCTTTGAAGAAGTCCAAACGAAGGAGTGAGAGACCTTCGTCTCCTGAAGACCTCAACCCTCCCACCATCTTGAGGGAGCACGGACGAAGAGGTGAGAGACCTTCGTCTAGTGGAGACATCAACCCTTCTACCATCGTGAAGGAGCGCAGAGAAAGGGGTGAGGGCCCTTTGTCTTGTGCAGAACACAAGCCCTCTACCACCAGGCAGCAAGCATGGAGGGGTGAGAGCCCTTCGTCGTCATCTTCTGAAGATGACCAACGTTGTACCACCAGGCTGCGAGTACGAAGGTCTGAGAgcccttcctcttcatcctctgaAGACAAGCAGCCTACTACTCGGAGGTGTCAGCAAGCATGGAGGGGTGAGAGCCCTTCATCGTCATCTTCTGAAGATGACCAGCGTTGTGCCACCAGGCTGCTAGTACGAAGGGATGTGAGCTCTTTGTTCATCGTGGGCACCAATCCTTCTGCCATCATGAAGGAGAGCAGGCAAAGGAGAGAGagctctttgtcttcctcttctGAAGATGATGAGCCTTCTACCACCAGGCAGCGAGTACGAAGGTTTGAGAgcccttcctcttcatcctctgaAGACAAGCAGCCTACTACTCGGAGGCGGCAGCAAGCATGGAGGGGTGAGAGCCCTTCGTCGTCATCTTCTGAAGATGACCAGCGTTGTGCCACCAGGCTGCTAGTACGAAGGGATGTGAGCTCTTTGTTCATTGTGGGCACCAATCCTTCTAACATCACGAAGGAGCGCAGGCAAAGGGGTGAGAGCCCTTTGTCTTGTGCAGAAAACCAGCCCTCTACCACCAGGCAGCAAGTACAAAGGTTTGAGAGCCCTTCGTCGTCATCTTCTAAAGATGACCAGCGTTCTACCACCAGGCAGCAAGAACAAAAGGATGTGAGCTCTTTGTTCTTCGTAGGCACAAACATGAAGGAGCGCAGGCGAAAGGAAAACACGCCCTCTACCACCAGTGCAAGAAAGGAGAGGGAGATCACTGAAAGAGAAAAGCAGCGTTTGGAGGAGGAGggtttaaaaagagaaagagagaggtgtgaaaagatgaagagaaagaacCAGTAG
- the naa10 gene encoding N-alpha-acetyltransferase 10 isoform X2 — translation MNIRNARPEDLMNMQHCNLLCLPENYQMKYYFYHGLSWPQLSYIAEDENGKIVGYVLAKMEEDPDDVPHGHITSLAVKRSHRRLGLAQKLMDQASRAMIENFNAKYVSLHVRKSNRAALHLYSNTLKFQISEVEPKYYADGEDAYAMKRDLAHMADELRKPGVRVSGQEAPSGHSPSGSGDQERENERDSGGESKELSEVSEATESTDVKDSSSDSQ, via the exons ATGAACATACGAAACGCAAGG CCGGAGGACCTTATGAATATGCAGCACTGTAACCTGCTGTGCCTTCCAGAAAACTACCAGATGAAATACTATTTCTATCACGGATTGTCCTGGCCTCAG CTCTCGTACATTGCAGAGGACGAAAATGGCAAAATTGTAGGATATGTGCTGGCAAAGAT GGAGGAGGACCCAGATGATGTACCCCATGGACACATCACATCTCTG GCTGTGAAGCGTTCCCACAGGCGTCTTGGCCTGGCTCAGAAGCTGATGGACCAGGCCAGCCGGGCCATGATAGAAAACTTCAATGCTAAATATGTCTCGCTTCATGTTCGCAAGAG CAACCGAGCAGCCCTACACCTGTACTCAAACACACTCAAATTCCA GATTAGTGAGGTAGAGCCTAAATACTATGCAGATGGGGAGGATGCCTACGCCATGAAGAGAGACCTGGCCCACATGGCTGATGAG CTGAGAAAGCCAGGAGTGCGTGTCTCTGGTCAGGAAGCTCCGTCTGGCCACAGCCCATCGGGGTCCGGTGACCAGGAGAGGGAGAACGAAAGAGACAGCGGAGGAGAGAGCAAAGAGCTGAGTGAAGTCAGCGAGGCAACGGAAAGCACAGACGTTAAAGATTCTTCTTCTGATTCACAATGA
- the LOC114558939 gene encoding rho GTPase-activating protein 4 isoform X1: MSSTPPTSIRVQCEGEVKQLRAYCAINWHYLVASVWRRNKSGLFPPEFHPVGATMTSHVKVRKERVGMVDYDTQIKEVRCQLVDQLKVLDLQLEQKSQQLQDLTDYLRRRGEIESEYARSLEKLAERFTSRIKRKEPSSNSVAQVWLALLSQTRQESRDHNGLSECCSTFLIQPLTHCLEYTQRLAKKSKDICTQLQDGLLKVTTELQTAWRTYYQYHSDYVCAEGKLKEAEKQEEKQKQSNAKKLEKLIEKRQGKVKEIYLKCSKARNEYLLNLAAANTSMNKYYLQDISTLIDCADVGYHLSLDRVLKTYLTSRLRTQQNLSTGLQQLQGTVLGLDQIQDRDTLLQDHYNTFCMPLRFPYQPHDGDQVSEVSAEGEMRCELETRFKQLQTRLKAVTQETEEARKSMSVAQSSLLESVCDDDLEPSSGLSQEGSTENLTVKPSVARRRASMQEIENLYFTRVKEHLVASSLVSKLQAKHDQLKVAVEKEASNGHPGHNGKSMRVRKNYSSANLMHNHKLFSGDMLSFIQASGQQIPIVVESCICFINLNGLHHEGIFRVPGSQMEVNNLRDAFERGEDPLAERSYDLDSVAGVLKLYFRCLEKPLFPIDSTSQLLEYAQIKNEAERAAQFKMVISSYPEPAIIVMRYLFAFLHHVSQYSDENMMQPYNLAVCFGPSLVRGAHDDDVVTLQPQINALVNSIILQHESIFPSQSEVEGPVYEKCMTLEQDDGEPIIEEGDVEAEYTHSKDEMETGPSADNSTRLSAAPTHRKAERPRANSSGSIDQRRLTAGQVGGSIASSGKLMLQLPMGPQCKPRQGHSPGCVRRELQERSSCEDIVVKVDKEVCRQMDSVFMELLSRQALQDPSSTASSPSAQAPQKKGKRDGRRGRGAGLFRAAAPLD; the protein is encoded by the exons atgAGTTCCACTCCACCCACATCCATCCGTGTCCAATGTGAGGGGGAGGTGAAACAGTTGAGAGCTTACTGTGCTATTAACTGGCATTATTTAGTTGCCTCAGTCTGGAGAAGAAACAAGTCAGGACTGTTCCCACCAg AATTCCACCCAGTAGGAGCAACAATGACTTCACATGTAAAAGTCCGGAAGGAGAGGGTTGGTATGGTGGACTACGACACACAAAtcaaag AGGTCCGTTGCCAGCTTGTAGACCAATTGAAGGTGTTAGACTTGCAACTTGAGCAGAAGAgccagcagctgcaggatctgacGGACTACCTGCGGCGCCGGGGTGAAATTGAAAGCGAGTATGCACGCTCCCTGGAAAAACTTGCTGAAAGGTTCACTTCCAGGATTAAGAG GAAGGAGCCCAGTAGTAATTCGGTGGCCCAGGTCTGGCTGGCTCTGCTATCCCAGACCCGCCAAGAAAGTAGGGACCACAATGGACTGAGTGAGTGCTGCAGCACCTTCCTCATCCAGCCTCTCACACACTGCCTGGAGTACACACAGCGCCTTGCCAAGAAG AGTAAAGACATCTGCACTCAGCTACAAGATGGACTACTCAAGGTTACCACAGAGCTACAGACT gCATGGCGGACATACTACCAGTACCACTCAGACTATGTGTGTGCAGAGGGCAAGCTAAAGGAGGCAGAGAAACAAGAGGAAAAGCAGAAGCAGAGTAATGCTAAGAAGCTTGAGAAGTTGATAGAAAAA AGACAAGGTAAGGTCAAAGAGATCTACCTGAAGTGCAGCAAGGCCCGAAACGAGTACCTCCTAAATTTGGCTGCAGCCAATACCTCCATGAATAAGTACTACCTCCAAGACATCTCTACTCTCATAGAT TGTGCAGATGTAGGGTATCACCTCTCTTTGGACCGGGTGCTGAAAACTTACCTGACCAGTCGGTTGCGGACCCAGCAGAATCTAAGCACGGGGCTGCAGCAGCTCCAAGGAACCGTGTTGGGACTAGACCAGATCCAGGACAGAGACACCCTCCTGCAGGACCACTATAACACCTTCTGTATGCCCCTTCGCTTCCCTTATCAGCCACATGATGGAGACCAg GTTTCCGAGGTCAGTGCAGAGGGTGAGATGAGATGCGAGCTGGAGACCAGATTCAAACAGCTACAAACCAGACTGAAAGCAGTCACCCAGGAAACGGAGGAG GCTAGAAAGAGCATGTCGGTGGCCCAGTCTTCCCTGCTGGAGAGTGTCTGTGATGATGATCTGGAGCCCAGCAGTGGTTTATCTCAGGAGGGCAGCACTGAGAACCTGACAGTGAAGCCCAGTGTAGCCCGTCGCCGGGCCAGCATGCAGGAAATAGAAAACCTCTATTTCACT AGAGTAAAAGAGCACCTTGTAGCCAGCTCCCTGGTATCTAAACTGCAAGCCAAACATGACCAGCTGAAAGTGGCTGTAGAAAAAG AAGCATCAAATGGACATCCTGG acaCAATGGAAAGTCGATGCGTGTCAGGAAGAATTACTCAAGTGCCAATTTGATGCACAACCACAAACTTTTCAGTGGAGACATGCTGTCTTTCATACAG GCATCAGGACAACAGATTCCAATTGTTGTTGAAAGTTGCATTTGCTTTATCAACCTCAATG GTCTCCACCATGAAGGGATATTTAGAGTGCCGGGCTCTCAGATGGAGGTCAACAACCTGAGGGATGCATTTGAGCGAG GAGAGGACCCCCTGGCTGAGCGGAGCTATGATCTGGACTCTGTTGCTGGAGTGCTGAAGCTCTACTTCAGATGTCTGGAGAAACCTCTCTTCCCCATCGACAGCACCAGCCAACTCTTGGAGTATGCCC aaatAAAGAACGAGgcagagagagcagctcagttcAAAATGGTCATATCTTCCTACCCTGAACCTGCCATCATCGTCATGAGATACCTTTTTGCATTCCTTCACCA TGTGTCTCAGTACAGCGATGAGAACATGATGCAGCCTTACAAcctggctgtgtgttttggCCCCAGCCTGGTAAGAGGGGCTCACGATGATGATGTTGTCACCCTGCAGCCTCAGATCAACGCCCTGGTGAACAGCATCATCCTCCAGCACGAAAGCATCTTCCCCAGCCAGAGTGAAGTAGAAGGGCCGGTGTATGAGAAATGCATGACGCTGGAACAGGATGACGG TGAGCCTATCATTGAAGAAGGAGATGTGGAAGCAGAGTACACCCACAGCAAAGATG AGATGGAAACAGGACCCTCAGCTGACAACAGCACCCGATTGTCTGCAGCACCAACACACAGAAAAGCAGAACGTCCTAGAGCCAACAGCAGCGGTTCAATTGACCAAAGAAGGTTGACTGCTGGACAAGTTGGGGGCAGCATCGCTTCAAGTGGAAAGTTAATGCTCCAGCTTCCCATGGGGCCACAGTGCAAGCCACGGCAGGGCCACTCTCCTGGCTGTGTGCGCAGAGA GTTGCAGGAACGCTCATCTTGTGAGGATATTGTCGTTAAAGTAGACAAG GAGGTCTGTCGCCAGATGGACTCGGTCTTCATGGAACTTCTCTCGCGGCAAGCACTGCAGGATCCCTCCTCCACcgcctcctctccctctgcccAAGCTCCCCAAAAGAAAGGGAAGCGGGACGGACGCAGGGGGAGAGGAGCAGGGCTCTTtagagcagcagctccactggactGA